ACGCCAAGCAGACAGCCTGCCTCTTTCGCGATCCTGCCGATGCTGATCACCTCGGGACCAGCCAGGTTGATCGGCCCTTGGACTTGTATCTCCCGGGACAGCAGCGCGCCGATGATCGCTGTCAGGTCGTCGACATAACAGGGCGTAAGACGCAGTCCCCCCGTATCGGCCTCCCCTTCGCCGGGCTCCAAGGTAATCGGTTCACTGCATCTCACGCGCTCGATTAACCTGGGGATTAACATATTCTCCTGCCCCGGCCCATACACTCCGAAAATGCGCATCGATATGACATTGAGGTATGGCGCAAACAATACCAGGGCCTTTTCGCCCATTTGTTTGCTCAGGCCGTAAAAATCATCGTCACGCAGCGGCGAATCCTCGCGCAACGGTAGAAAAGACGGGGTGTAGACGTTGCCTGTGGACGCGTAGAGAAATGTCTTGGCGCCCGACCGTCGCGCCGCCTCAGCCAAACGGACAACCCCCAGCGTATTTACAGCAAACAGATCCGGCGCCATATCCGGCATCTGGCGGTAATGGGAAGACTGGGCCAGATAGACCACCGCATCGACAGGAGGGAGCACAAGTTCGCCATTGGAAGCAAGGTCACAGTACAGTCCCTTGCAACCTGCGCTCTCTATCCGGGTCATATGGCGCTCTAAGCCGACTCCGATAACATCATGCCCCGCTTCAGTAAGGGCGCCGCAGAGATGAGTCCCTACGTAGCCCCCGGCTCCGGTGACAAGGATTTTCATAACATGCGCCTCCTGTTAGTCGTCCTTGCTTAAGTATTTCACGGGTTGAATCGCTGATCTCGATTTGTCATAATATGTCATAAGATCAATATCCTTATCATACCACACCTTTTCAATAACCTCGTTCCACATTTTTATATTTGAACCAAAGGAATGATGTTTTTCTACATAGGCCCGTCCTTGGCGACCCAGTTCTTCTCTCAATCCCGGGCTGATCACTAATTCGCGAAGCTTTTCTTTGAACGTGTAATAGTTAACACTGACTATGGGGCACTCGTCTAAATAAGAATGTTTACGAAACAACTGGTGAATCACATCGATCTCAATGTTAGACAGGACCGGCAATCCCAAGGCCATGCCTTCCACTGCGCTTAGAGCATATCCAACGACAAACTGTT
Above is a window of Heliomicrobium undosum DNA encoding:
- a CDS encoding NAD-dependent epimerase/dehydratase family protein, producing the protein MKILVTGAGGYVGTHLCGALTEAGHDVIGVGLERHMTRIESAGCKGLYCDLASNGELVLPPVDAVVYLAQSSHYRQMPDMAPDLFAVNTLGVVRLAEAARRSGAKTFLYASTGNVYTPSFLPLREDSPLRDDDFYGLSKQMGEKALVLFAPYLNVISMRIFGVYGPGQENMLIPRLIERVRCSEPITLEPGEGEADTGGLRLTPCYVDDLTAIIGALLSREIQVQGPINLAGPEVISIGRIAKEAGCLLGVEPLLRIAQGKRKGDLVADTTLLRSLVDVPFTPFVEGMRRTLFGE